Within the Leptotrichia sp. oral taxon 498 genome, the region ACAAAATTTTGGAATAATACAGAAACTATTGTAAATGCTATTTTAGATTCTAGAATGAGTTCGGCACTATTTCAGGAAAAAAAAGATATGTTTACAAACAGAAAATATCCTGCGGCATTTATGTTAAAACATATAACAAAAGACTTAAAATTATCAAATGAAGAAATTGAAAATAGAAAATTATCATTACCGTTAATTGAAGATACAACTAAAAATTATTCAGAAGCTTTAGAACAAGGGTATGGAGAACAAGATATGGCGGCTATTTTTGAAATTTTAAGCAAGAAAAATGATTAAGCTAAAATAAGGAGATAAAATATATATTAAAAAATATCAGGAATATTTGCCTAATATTTTTAATTTTAATGGCTTGATTTTGGTTTTTATAAATACT harbors:
- a CDS encoding NAD-binding protein → MSSALFQEKKDMFTNRKYPAAFMLKHITKDLKLSNEEIENRKLSLPLIEDTTKNYSEALEQGYGEQDMAAIFEILSKKND